Proteins found in one Cardiocondyla obscurior isolate alpha-2009 linkage group LG03, Cobs3.1, whole genome shotgun sequence genomic segment:
- the Mbc gene encoding dedicator of cytokinesis protein 1 isoform X2, with the protein MTWKRIDERAGVAIDNFVYPIPAICLTVGEPVDISAECGDWYYGRSKLKGTYGIFPKSYIHILQKSTITDNLVQEITNVLREWGHYWKHLYVTHSEHFRSMQQQILDAIGFRSKILSGTLTVDELKDMKKLATAKIDTGNQLLGLDMVVRDEHGNIFNPLETSTIQLYYHHKTAAERIRKAYNDTKKKPYKPQVPVYSHIFFVSVRNFVCKMAEDVELLLTLYDGREMKAITENYVVFWSKEGLAKDIDQLHNLRVLFTDLGSRDLTRDKVYLACYVIRIGGMEAKEPDHRRSSVTQANQGKSKNTENMRRPFGVAAMDITLFITGKLEGDVEQHHFIPFVQCCEKDSLDGTLRRIIAQKETNIQKHVNGNIANVTGGQGLWTSLKLLRGDPKQVRDENPHLVLGNVAIARKMGFPEVILPGDVRNDLYLTLISGEFSKGSKSTDKNVEVTVKVCNEHGISIPGVMTLGGGASPIDEYRSVIYYHEDKPRWCETFKIAIPIEEFKQAHLKFTFKHRSSNEAKDKSEKPFALSYVRLMQRNGTTLQDVQHELLVYKLEQKKYEESDISYFKLPSTRGELAELNVEKKPSLGSLTLSSKDSFLIATNICSTKLTQNVDLLGLLNWASHNTGLKESLAALMKVDGEEIVKFLQDVLDALFNILMSNSDSDVYDDVVFECLLYIIGLVSDRKYQHFQPVLDLYISESFSATLAYKKLIAVLRKRIDNVSNGDSQERDLLLKTMKNLQYCMRFIVESRLLFTELNQDEEEFSQTLTDLLRSIVNLMSHETDGTLLVQGACLKYLPTTIPHLLRVYSGKQLSTILTDLLVTLPTGRLTKQKMMTVNDIVHSPVFLNVDCRAILLPRITILVRDLLEAKEEGLSSTPGKSVAKVARLLGENRHRLNQHRGYSEEVELCVKILSDILELTFRKDVGNTVSDVKEIMLTALRTIIQTVISMDRENPLVGNLVSVMLAIFRQMTQHHYEVYINHFGTKIDLLDFLMEILLVFKDLVSRSVFPGDWCEMIMLQNNIILNSLRYFSATIRDYFFTEFEHQAWSNFFHCAIAFLTQPALQLETFTSAKRNRIINRYKDMRRATVFEIRSMWFNLGQHKILFVPTLVGAVLEMALIPDTELRKATIPIFFDMMQCEYYSSRIVEGYGDTKRDPAHIKANFTEYENEMIAKLDILVEGGRGDEQFRMLWSDVMSSLCEKHSTMREQGLRFVDTIARLMERLLQYRDIIHAESQEHRMLCTVNLLEFYSEINRKEMYIRYVNKLCELHLECDNYTEAAYSLKLHSQLLAWSDQPLSPLLISHRYPLCQTHRELKEALYNDIIDYFDKGRMWECALAVCKELVSQYEEETFDYLQLSVLLRRMAKFYDCIVKQLRPEPEYFRVAYYGKGHPAFLQNKVFVYRGKEYERLSDFCTRTLNQLPNAEQMNKLSPPTTEMLESYHQYVQINKVEPLMDEKRHRLSGKPVTAEAVLRYHRVNDVQRFRFSRPAPRKEIATYNEKEKEINTNANISNEFASLWLERTVLVTSYPLPGILRWFPVTSSETYLVSPLRNAIETMEATNTALRDLIIANKSDPSLPLNPLSMKLNGILDPAVMGGVDNYEKAFLNAEYRDNHPEESSDLLKLEGLIAEQIPLLSVGLQLHKTRAPIELAPFHQRLEQCFTSMRTQVEAKYGKRTCDLQIESLTQTVTMRRPPTSRGDNYCVSESNMNNSEVSSLTRSQVATFKSLTSFNFNNSTTLNNAQTVNLPRNNSMRSHILSTASLQKALGNPNIQGTYKKKKDAKRRSSRKSNSATITKIDQPTSQWYTTTEISHSSIQQTASSVTSLSNLHSAHVFELRQELTPKRPLRSEAEKERRMSNRWSGQSHYLRSISNGLESSSLGKGNRDSVGTTDSTASEDDPPPPLPIKMREADYCNLPEELSTDRCTVTLNNLNKSSGQLKNKLPTPTDNDVDGHSKPPTPPPKPKRSTHNLNKNILASNNDTLSVEESATI; encoded by the exons atgACATGGAAGCGAATCGACGAACGTGCGGGCGTAG ccattgataattttgtatacCCAATCCCAGCAATATGCTTAACGGTTGGAGAACCTGTAGACATATCTGCAGAATGTGGAGATTGGTATTATGGACGTAGCAAGCTTAAGGGCACATATGGAATTTTTCCAAAGTCATATATACATATCCTACAAAAATCAACAATTACAGATAATTTAGTGCAAGAGATTACTAATGTTTTAAGAGAATGGGGGCATTACTGGAAACATTTATATGTG acaCACTCCGAGCACTTCAGGTCAATGCAGCAACAAATTCTAGATGCAATTGGATTCAGAAGCAAGATTTTAAGTGGAACTTTAACAGTAGACGAATTAAAAGACATGAAAAAATTGGCAACAGCAAAAATAGACACAGGAAATCAATTACTGGGCTTGGATATGGTAGTTCGAGATGAGCatggaaatattttcaatcCATTAGAGACCAGCACTATACAGTTATATTATCATCATAAAACTGCTGCagaaagaataagaaaagCTTACAATGACACCAAGAAAAAACCCTATAAGCCACAAGTACCTGTATACTCACATATCTTCTTTGTCAGTGTGAGAAATTTTGTATGTAAAATGGCAGAGGATGTAGAACTTTTGTTGACTTTATACGACGGCAGAGAGATGAAAGCTATTACAGAGAACTATGTGGTATTTTGGAGCAAAGAGGGACTTGCAAAGGACATTGATCAGTTGCACAATCTTAGAGTATTATTCACGGATCTTGGTTCCAGAGATTTGACAAGAGACAAAGTTTATTTGGCCTGTTATGTAATTAGAATAGGTGGTATGGAAGCCAAAGAACCAGATCATCGTCGGTCGAGTGTTACACAAGCTAATCAAGGCAAATCTAAAAACACAGAAAATATGAGAAGACCATTTGGAGTAGCCGCGATGGATATTACCTTATTTATTACTGGCAAACTTGAAGGTGATGTTGAGCAACATCATTTTATACCTTTTGTACA ATGTTGTGAGAAAGATAGTCTTGATGGCACGTTACGTAGGATTATTgcacagaaagaaacaaatatcCAGAAACACGTCAATGGTAATATTGCTAATGTCACAGGTGGGCAAGGATTATGGACTAGCTTAAAATTATTGAGGGGCGATCCAAaacaa gtACGTGATGAAAATCCACATTTGGTACTCGGTAATGTTGCTATCGCGCGTAAAATGGGATTTCCAGAAGTTATTTTGCCCGGTGACGTACGCAATGATTTGTATTTGACTTTAATTAGTGGTGAATTTAGCAAAGGCTCCAAATCTACAGATAAAAATGTAGAAGTAACG gtCAAAGTATGTAACGAACATGGTATATCAATCCCTGGAGTTATGACATTAGGTGGTGGTGCATCTCCAATTGACGAATACCGTAGCGTAATTTATTATCACGAAGACAAGCCTAGATGGTGCGAAACATTTAAGATTGCCATACCTATAGAAGAATTTAAACAAGCCCACTTAAAGTTTACGTTTAAGCATCGCAGTTCTAACGAAGCAAAAGATAAGTCTGAAAAGCCATTCGCTTTAAGTTATGTTCGATTAATGCAACGCAATGGAACGACTTTACAAGACGTACAGCACGAATTATTGGTTTACAAATTAGAACAGAAGAAATACGAGGAGAGCGATATCTCTTATTTCAAATTACCATCAACGCGTGGAGAATTG gCTGAATtaaatgtggaaaaaaaaCCAAGCTTAGGATCGTTAACATTAAGCAGTAAAGATAGCTTTTTAATAGCAACCAATATTTGCTCAACTAAATTAACCCAAAATGTAGACTTATTAGGGTTACTAAATTGGGCGTCACACAATACAGGTTTAAAAGAATCTTTAGCCGCGTTAATGAAGGTTGACGGAGAGGAAATAGTGAAATTTCTGCAG GATGTTTTAGATGCTTTATTTAACATCCTAATGAGTAATTCGGACAGTGATGTCTATGATGACGTGGTTTTTGAGTGccttttatatattatcgGACTCGTCTCTGATAGAAAGTATCAACACTTTCAACCAGTgttagatttatatatttccgaAAGCTTTTCTGCAACTCTGGcatataagaaattaattgctgtATTGCGTAAGCGTATAGACAACGTCAGCAACGGCGATAGTCAAGAACGAGATTTATTGCttaaaacaatgaaaaatcTGCAATATTGCATGAGATTTATTGTTGAGTCTCGTCTTTTATTTACTGA gttaAATCAGGATGAAGAAGAATTCTCACAGACTTTAACCGATTTATTACGATCTATCGTAAATCTTATGAGTCATGAAACAGATGGTACTCTATTGGTTCAAGGAGCCTGTCTCAAGTATCTACCAACGACAATACCTCATTTATTAAGAGTTTACAGCGGCAAACAATTGAGTACAATTTTAACAGATTTACTCGTGACTCTACCAACAGGTAGATTAACCAAGCAAAAAATGATGACTGTAAATGACATCGTTCACAGTCCGGTTTTCTTAAATGTGGACTGTAGAGCGATTTTATTACCAAGAATTACTATACTTGTGAGAGACTTATTGGAGGCCAAAGAGGAG GGGCTATCGAGTACGCCTGGAAAGAGCGTGGCGAAGGTAGCCAGGCTGCTCGGTGAAAATCGACATCGGCTCAACCAACACCGCGGCTACTCTGAAGAG GTGGAATTATGCGTCAAAATATTATCTGACATCCTGGAATTAACTTTCAGAAAAGATGTAGGTAATACAGTTTCAGATGTCAAGGAAATAATGTTAACAGCCTTACGCACTATTATACAAACAGTTATATCAATGGACAGAGAAAATCCATTAGTTGGAAATTTAGTATCCGTGATGCTGGCAATATTCAg aCAAATGACGCAACATCATTATGAAGTGTACATCAATCATTTTGGAACCAAAATTGATTTACTGGACTTTCTTATGGAGATATTATTAGTCTTTAAAGATTTGGTATCTAGAAGTGTATTCCCAGGAGATTGGTGCGAAATGATTATGCTTCAAAATAACATTATTCTAAATTCCTTAAGATATTTCTCGGCAACGATtagagattatttttttaccgaGTTTGAACATCAAGcatggtcaaatttttttcactgCGCTATTGCGTTTTTGACTCAGCCCGCCTTACAGTTGGAAACATTTACATCAGCGAAACGAAATCGTATTATTAATCGTTACAAAGATATGCGCAG AGCAACTGTGTTCGAAATTAGATCTATGTGGTTCAACTTAGGTCAACACAAAATACTGTTTGTGCCTACTTTAGTTGGTGCCGTACTGGAAATGGCATTAATACCCGATACTGAATTAAGAAAAGCTACTATACCTATTTTTTTCGATATGATGCAATGCGAGTACTACAGTTCGCGTATAGTGGAAGGATATGGGGATACTAAACGTGATCCTGCTCATATCAAAGCTAATTTTACGGAATATGAAAACGAGATGATTGCAAAATTAGACATTCta GTCGAAGGAGGTAGAGGCGATGAACAGTTTCGTATGCTTTGGTCGGACGTTATGAGTTCTTTATGCGAGAAACATTCTACAATGAGAGAGCAAGGCTTACGTTTCGTTGACACTATAGCTAGACTTATGGAACGCTTATTACAATATCGTGATATTATTCACGCAGAATCCCAAGAACATCGTATGCTTTGTACTGTAAATTTATTGGAATTCTATTCTGAAATTAACagaaaagaaatgtatatcag ATACGTAAATAAATTGTGTGAATTACATCTAGAATGCGATAATTATACAGAAGCAGCTTATTCTTTAAAGCTTCACAGTCAGTTATTAGCATGGAGTGATCAACCTTTGTCAccattattaatttcacacAG atatcCGTTATGTCAAACACATCGAGAATTGAAAGAAGCATTGTACAATGATATTATcgattattttgataaaggGAGAATGTGGGAGTGCGCCCTTGCCGTTTGTAAGGAACTAGTTTCGCAATATGAAGAAGAAACATTTGATTATTTGCAACTATCTGTATTATTAAGACGTATGGCAAAATTTTATGATTGTATAGTAAAACAGTTAAGACCTGAACCGGAATATTTCAGAGTTGCGTATTATGGCAAAGGACATCCTGCTTTTCTTCAAAATAAG gTATTTGTTTATCGAGGAAAAGAATACGAACGACTTAGCGATTTTTGCACAAGAACATTGAATCAGTTGCCAAATGCAGAACAAATGAATAAATTGTCTCCACCTACTACAGAAATGTTAGAATCATATCATCAGTACGTACAAATCAATAAGGTAGAACCACTGATGGATGAAAAGAGGCATCGACTGAGTGGTAAACCAGTTACCGCGGAAGCAGTTTTAAG ATATCATCGTGTAAACGATGTCCAACGCTTTAGATTTTCAAGACCTGCTCCAAGAAAGGAGATTGCAACATataatgagaaagaaaaagaaataaatactaACGCTAACATTAGCAACGAGTTTGCTTCATTGTGGTTGGAAAGAACAGTACTTGTGACAAGCTACCCATTACCGGGAATTCTTCGATGGTTTCCTGTGACATCTAGCGAGACATACTTAGTCAGTCCCTTAAGAAATGCGATTGAAACCATGGAAGCTACGAACACGGCGCTGAGGGACCTCATTATTGCTAAcaa AAGTGATCCCAGTCTTCCATTAAACCCTCTGAGCATGAAATTGAACGGCATATTAGATCCAGCTGTTATGGGTGGCGTCGATAACTATGAAAAGGCTTTTCTCAACGCGGAATACAGAGATAATCATCCAGAAGAGAGTTCAGATCTTCTTAAATTAGAAGGACTTATTGCAGAGCAAATTCCTCTACTCAGTGTTGGTCTACAGTTACACAAAACACGAGCACCCATCGAATTAGCACCGTTTCATCAACGTTTAGAGCAGTGCTTTACGTCGATGCGTACTCAAGTAGAAGCTAAATATGGAAAACGG ACCTGCGACTTGCAAATTGAAAGCCTAACGCAAACCGTAACAATGAGAAGACCACCAACTTCGAGAGGAGATAATTACTGTGTGTCCGAatcaaatatgaataattcagA GGTATCCTCACTTACAAGGTCCCAAGTTGCAACGTTCAAGTCGCTTACATCGTTCAATTTTAACAACAGCACAACTCTGAATAATGCTCAAACCGTCAATTTGCCAAG GAATAACTCCATGCGTTCGCATATCTTGTCAACGGCCTCTTTGCAAAAAGCACTGGGAAATCCGAACATACAAGGAACAtacaagaagaagaaagacgcAAAACGTAGAAGTTCACGAAAAAGTAATTCTGCCACAATAACAAAGATCGATCAACCAACCAGCCAGTGGTATACCACAACCGAAATATCTCATAGTTCAATTCAGCAGACAGCGTCGTCTGTCACATCGTTGTCTAATTTACATTCAGCACATGTGTTCGAACTTCGACAAgag CTAACACCAAAACGTCCTCTAAGATCAGAAgctgagaaagaaagaagaatgaGTAATCGTTGGTCTGGCCAATCTCATTATTTAAGAAGCATCAGTAACGGATTGGAATCCAGTAGTTTAGGAAAAGGAAATAGAGATAGCGTCGGTACAACTGACAGCACAGCATCTGAAGACGATCCACCACCACCTTTGCCAATAAAAATGCGCGAAGCCGATTATTGTAATCTTCCGGAGGAGCTGTCTACTGATCGATGCACAGTTACATTGAATAATCTCAATAAGTCTTCGGGACAATTAAAGAACAAATTGCCGACTCCAACTGACAACGATGTAGATGGTCATTCTAAACCACCAACACCACCACCAAAACCGAAGAGATCGACTCATAACTTGAACAAGAATATACTCGCCTCTAACAATGACACTTTATCCGTTGAAGAATCGGCgactatataa